One Panicum virgatum strain AP13 chromosome 9K, P.virgatum_v5, whole genome shotgun sequence genomic region harbors:
- the LOC120647981 gene encoding GDSL esterase/lipase EXL3-like: MGAPSRAPLLPPSRTKRAPSPAPLPHPRSGAPPPAPIPPPRKGAPPPTPRLPAPRLGAPLPSPILPPPEQDIPPPLPGAPPSRPTPVVAPGGPKVPALIAFGDSIVDTGNNNYLMTLVKANFPPYGREYPGHKATGRFSDGKISVDFIASALGVKETLPPYLNKSLTLEDLKTGVSFASAGSGYNNATCKTSSTMTIERQLQLFAEYKAKVGTIPDRALFIVCSGSNDIVEHFTLADGMSSPDYADMMAARAISFVERLIGEGARQIALTGAPPVGCVPSQRRMAGGVKKQCATDRNQLALMFNRKLSLEVAKLAGRFRGVNIFYVDLYSILADVVQRYKDLGFTDGKDSCCGFVGFAVGPLCNIGSRLCPDPSQYVFWDSYHPTEKAYKLMIDEFIRRYMRYIH; this comes from the exons ATGGGGGCTCCTTCGCGtgctccccttcttcctccctctagGACGAAGCGCGCTCCATCTCCTGCACCTCTTCCTCACCCAAGGTCTGGtgcaccacctccagctcctaTTCCTCCCCCTCGGAAAGGTGCTCCACCTCCTACTCCTCGTCTTCCTGCCCCACGGTTGGGAGCACCACTTCCATCTCctattcttcctcctcctgaacAAGACATTCCACCTCCTCTGCCGGGGGCTCCGCCTTCACGTCCAACTCCAGTGGTGGCACCAGGTGGACCGAAGGTGCCAGCCCTGATCGCATTTGGGGACTCTATTGTGGACACCGGCAACAACAACTACCTTATGACCCTCGTCAAGGCCAACTTCCCACCGTATGGTAGGGAGTACCCTGGCCACAAGGCCACCGGCAGGTTCTCCGATGGCAAGATCTCCGTGGACTTCATAG CGTCCGCACTTGGGGTGAAGGAGACGCTCCCACCGTACCTCAACAAGAGCCTCACCCTGGAGGACCTCAAGACCGGCGTCAGTTTCGCGTCGGCAGGGAGTGGCTACAACAACGCCACATGCAAGACATCG TCGACCATGACGATCGAGCGGCAGCTGCAGTTGTTCGCCGAGTACAAGGCGAAGGTGGGGACCATCCCGGACAGGGCCCTCTTCATTGTCTGCTCTGGCAGCAACGACATCGTGGAGCACTTCACCCTTGCCGACGGCATGAGCTCGCCCGATTACGCCGACATGATGGCCGCCAGAGCCATCTCCTTTGTCGAG AGGCTTATCGGCGAGGGTGCGCGGCAGATCGCGCTGACCGGGGCACCGCCGGTGGGGTGCGTGCCCTCGCAGCGGcgcatggccggcggcgtgaaGAAGCAGTGCGCGACGGACCGCAACCAGCTGGCGCTCATGTTCAACCGGAAGCTGAGCCTGGAGGTGGCCAAGCTGGCCGGCAGGTTCCGCGGCGTCAACATCTTCTACGTCGACCTCTACTCCATCCTCGCCGACGTGGTCCAGCGCTACAAGGATCTGGGGTTCACCGACGGCAAGGACTCGTGCTGCGGCTTCGTGGGCTTTGCTGTGGGCCCGCTCTGCAACATTGGGAGCCGTCTCTGCCCGGACCCGTCACAGTACGTGTTCTGGGACAGCTACCACCCCACCGAGAAGGCCTACAAGCTCATGATCGATGAGTTCATCCGGAGATACATGAGATACATCCACTAG